The proteins below are encoded in one region of Silene latifolia isolate original U9 population chromosome 2, ASM4854445v1, whole genome shotgun sequence:
- the LOC141643470 gene encoding pentatricopeptide repeat-containing protein At4g37170 codes for MRHRRVDALIKSPTIILSLFRRTLSSSSYNSPSKIHQQPRINNYNPSFDDTILNLCHQNRLKEAVNLLDRVKHPSATTYSTLVQSCLQHRALEEGKRVHSHIKDSNFIPGFVISNRLINMYLKCGSLGDAQKVFDEMPERDTCSWNTLINGYARVGKLELARKVFDEMPNRDGFSWTAIISCYVKHGRSKEALDLFRTMRSGVMQNNMFTLSSVVAAVAAIPSLLSGKEIHGHIVRMGLDVDSAFWTALSDMYAKCGNLDEARHIFDRIVDRDVVTWTAIVDRYFGDGRWNEGFVLLSEMVRSGIKPNEFTFAGVLNACAHQTLENVGKQTHGHMIRTGFNPDSYAATALVHMYSKCGNVRSARKAFEAVSKPDVATWTSLIAGCAQNGQAEEALKLFELMLQSGTQPDHVTFVSVLSACTHTGLVETGIKYFRSIKDVHGLTPTVEHYSCLIDLLSRAGRFTEAEDYINKMPMKPDKFLWASLLGGCRIHKNVELAERAAEALFKIEPENAATYTTLANIYATTGRWVEVAKVRKMMDDRGVVKPPGMSWVEIKRRVHQFLVGDTSHPSYDQIHGFLKEVSKKMREEGYIPDTNFVLHDVEEEQKEHDLSHHSEKLAVAFAIISTPQGTPIKVYKNLRTCVDCHTAIKFISRITERKIIVRDSNRFHCFEDGNCSCNDYW; via the coding sequence ATGAGACACCGACGAGTTGATGCACTAATCAAGTCCCCGACCATTATTCTCTCATTATTCCGACGAACATTATCTTCATCATCTTACAATTCTCCATCTAAAATTCATCAACAACCTCGTATTAACAACTACAATCCTTCATTTGACGACACTATTCTCAACTTATGCCATCAAAACCGTCTAAAAGAAGCTGTAAATTTGCTTGATCGCGTTAAACATCCATCTGCTACAACATATTCAACATTAGTACAATCATGTCTTCAACACCGTGCTTTAGAGGAAGGCAAAAGGGTTCATTCCCATATCAAAGACTCTAACTTTATTCCCGGGTTCGTCATTTCGAATCGTTTGATTAACATGTATCTCAAATGTGGGAGTTTGGGGGATGCACAGAAGGTGTTCGATGAAATGCCTGAGAGAGATACTTGTTCTTGGAATACTTTGATTAATGGGTATGCGAGGGTTGGGAAGTTGGAACTTGCGCGTAAGGTTTTTGATGAGATGCCGAACAGAGATGGGTTTTCTTGGACTGCGATAATATCGTGTTATGTGAAACACGGGAGGTCGAAAGAAGCGTTGGATTTGTTTAGAACTATGCGGAGTGGTGTGATGCAGAATAATATGTTTACGTTGTCTAgtgttgttgctgctgttgctGCGATTCCGAGTTTGCTCTCTGGGAAGGAGATACATGGACATATAGTAAGGATGGGGTTGGATGTTGATTCGGCTTTTTGGACTGCGTTGTCGGATATGTATGCCAAATGTGGTAACCTTGATGAGGCGCGACATATATTTGACAGAATTGTGGACCGAGATGTGGTTACTTGGACAGCTATAGTTGATAGATATTTTGGGGACGGGAGGTGGAATGAGGGTTTTGTATTGTTGTCGGAAATGGTCAGGTCTGGAATAAAACCGAATGAATTCACATTTGCAGGCGTTTTAAATGCGTGTGCTCATCAAACTCTGGAGAATGTAGGGAAGCAGACTCATGGCCATATGATTAGGACAGGGTTTAATCCCGATTCATACGCTGCAACTGCACTTGTTCATATGTATTCGAAGTGTGGTAATGTTAGGAGTGCTAGAAAAGCTTTTGAAGCCGTGTCTAAACCTGATGTAGCAACTTGGACATCGCTGATTGCTGGATGTGCGCAGAATGGTCAAGCTGAGGAAGCTTTAAAGCTCTTTGAATTGATGCTTCAATCAGGGACTCAGCCTGATCATGTCACTTTTGTCAGCGTTTTATCGGCTTGCACTCATACTGGTCTGGTTGAAACCGGAATCAAATATTTCCGTTCAATCAAGGATGTACATGGGCTAACACCAACTGTTGAACACTATTCTTGCCTTATTGATCTGCTGAGTCGAGCTGGTCGCTTCACAGAAGCTGAagattacattaataaaatgccCATGAAACCTGACAAATTTTTATGGGCTTCTCTTCTGGGTGGCTGTAGAATTCACAAGAATGTCGAACTAGCAGAACGAGCAGCAGAAGCCCTATTCAAGATAGAACCAGAAAACGCGGCTACATATACTACTTTGGCCAATATATATGCCACTACAGGTAGATGGGTAGAAGTGGCAAAAGTTAGGAAAATGATGGATGACAGAGGAGTAGTAAAGCCGCCGGGAATGAGTTGGGTTGAGATTAAAAGACGGGTCCATCAGTTTCTTGTGGGCGATACATCTCATCCTAGTTACGACCAAATTCATGGCTTTCTAAAAGAGGTATCAAAGAAAATGAGAGAAGAAGGGTACATTCCCGACACCAACTTCGTACTTCATGATGTCGAAGAAGAGCAGAAAGAGCATGATTTATCACACCACAGTGAGAAGCTTGCAGTTGCATTCGCGATAATTTCTACTCCACAGGGTACACCCATTAAAGTTTATAAGAATTTAAGAACCTGTGTAGATTGCCATACTGCAATCAAATTTATTTCCAGAATAACTGAGAGAAAAATCATTGTGAGGGATTCGAATAGATTCCATTGTTTTGAGGATGGAAATTGTTCATGTAATGATTACTGGTGA